Proteins from a single region of Candidatus Poribacteria bacterium:
- a CDS encoding DUF4956 domain-containing protein: protein MDIIREIFAPYSLATLGTIILNLILAFALGLVIATVYRWTADMAENAMTDALIILCMLIAVVMVVIGDSVARAFSLVGALSIIRFRTVVQDARDIAFVFFSLAVGMAIGAGNPPVAVIGTFLISVVIIGLHRWHMAPANDGEFLLTFQMPLETEHEQNYKPIFSEQVVASQLLGQRTTKSETAELKFHVKLKDPKRWTGFVQELSALENITGVRLEKQ from the coding sequence ATGGACATAATCCGAGAAATTTTTGCTCCATACTCCCTCGCAACGCTAGGGACCATTATTCTCAACCTGATACTCGCATTTGCACTCGGTCTGGTCATTGCTACTGTTTACCGGTGGACCGCCGATATGGCAGAAAACGCAATGACCGATGCACTAATTATTCTCTGTATGCTCATTGCCGTTGTTATGGTGGTGATTGGCGATAGTGTGGCGCGTGCCTTCAGCCTCGTGGGTGCCCTGTCAATTATCCGCTTTCGCACCGTGGTTCAGGATGCACGGGATATTGCCTTTGTCTTTTTCTCCTTAGCTGTTGGCATGGCAATCGGTGCCGGTAATCCGCCTGTGGCTGTTATTGGGACATTCCTGATAAGCGTTGTCATTATTGGACTCCATCGCTGGCATATGGCTCCAGCCAATGATGGGGAATTTCTTCTGACTTTCCAAATGCCACTTGAGACCGAGCACGAACAGAATTACAAACCGATTTTTAGTGAGCAGGTGGTAGCTAGCCAACTCCTTGGTCAGAGGACAACAAAATCGGAGACCGCTGAACTGAAATTTCATGTAAAATTGAAAGACCCGAAACGCTGGACCGGTTTTGTCCAAGAACTGTCCGCATTAGAAAACATCACCGGTGTGAGGCTAGAGAAGCAATAA
- a CDS encoding SdiA-regulated domain-containing protein, with protein MSKKILILILVVVVSALLIFLLRQTQRFAHKQNPLYGLAPLQLPHRSIGNIAPIPMRELSGATYHPQRQTVFVVGDEGDIYEIRTDGGLIRKGLLKHTDIEGITVHPETGFLYAVVEGDEEILEIAPQNFHITRKFSVNRQFEGKELLKKGGMGLEAIAFIPNAFHPEGGTFWVGNQSFSLKQGKEPSVICEVVVPLVSSKATWGADKTGTKTVEGQISRFFSLSIIDISGLAYDRERQCLLVMSDTTNLLQEMTLEGNVRRQYLIPGHDQEGIVIDKMGFMYIAQENGEVIKLEDHRD; from the coding sequence ATGAGCAAGAAGATCCTTATACTAATTCTGGTTGTCGTCGTCAGTGCGCTGCTGATATTCCTTCTGCGCCAAACGCAGCGGTTTGCACATAAACAAAACCCATTATACGGATTGGCACCGCTTCAATTGCCACACAGGTCAATCGGTAATATTGCCCCAATCCCGATGCGTGAACTATCAGGGGCTACCTATCACCCACAACGCCAAACCGTGTTTGTTGTCGGCGATGAAGGGGATATCTACGAGATACGGACCGATGGAGGATTGATACGAAAGGGACTTTTGAAACACACTGACATCGAAGGGATTACAGTCCATCCGGAGACAGGGTTCCTATACGCGGTAGTCGAAGGTGACGAAGAAATCCTTGAGATTGCCCCTCAAAACTTTCACATCACACGAAAATTCAGCGTTAACCGGCAATTTGAGGGCAAAGAACTACTAAAAAAAGGAGGCATGGGATTGGAGGCAATTGCCTTTATTCCAAACGCCTTCCATCCCGAAGGTGGTACATTCTGGGTCGGAAATCAATCTTTCAGCTTAAAGCAGGGGAAAGAACCATCGGTCATTTGCGAAGTCGTTGTTCCACTCGTTTCGTCAAAGGCCACTTGGGGTGCCGACAAAACCGGGACAAAGACAGTAGAAGGACAGATTTCTCGTTTTTTTTCACTTTCGATCATTGACATCTCTGGGCTTGCCTACGACCGGGAACGTCAGTGCCTACTTGTTATGAGCGATACGACCAACCTGTTGCAGGAGATGACACTGGAGGGAAACGTACGCCGCCAATATCTGATACCGGGACATGATCAGGAAGGAATTGTAATCGACAAGATGGGGTTTATGTACATCGCCCAAGAAAACGGGGAAGTTATTAAACTCGAAGACCACCGCGATTGA
- a CDS encoding zf-HC2 domain-containing protein, producing MKNHDRIQNQLSAYLDNELSPEQRTIVETHLSECHECTDMLADFQRNRQWIGALTHEAPPIAGTVLPQLADRGPVRRKLLPSFGELWDWVCRPAISGVGALAMVSLVLALVYFNLMMPSSEDTYTSDPLDFYLAVHAEDTTYNPLHSYTVADSLGTDTNIPDTTVEDNTAFLLEVHLGD from the coding sequence ATGAAGAATCATGATCGCATTCAAAACCAGCTCTCCGCATATTTGGACAATGAGCTAAGTCCAGAACAACGCACGATTGTTGAAACACATCTGAGCGAATGCCATGAGTGTACCGATATGCTCGCTGATTTTCAACGGAATCGTCAGTGGATCGGTGCGTTAACCCACGAAGCACCCCCAATCGCGGGTACAGTTCTGCCACAATTGGCAGACCGAGGTCCTGTTCGACGAAAACTGCTCCCCAGCTTTGGTGAACTCTGGGATTGGGTATGTCGCCCAGCTATCAGTGGTGTTGGGGCATTAGCGATGGTCAGTTTGGTTTTGGCGCTTGTCTATTTCAACCTGATGATGCCTAGCTCCGAAGATACATATACCTCTGATCCGCTCGATTTCTACCTAGCAGTTCACGCCGAAGATACCACATATAATCCACTGCACTCATACACTGTTGCGGATTCACTTGGCACAGATACTAATATACCGGACACTACTGTTGAAGATAATACCGCCTTTCTTCTAGAAGTTCACTTAGGAGATTAA
- a CDS encoding DUF4367 domain-containing protein, with translation MILKPRNAGWLLPIVFMLLILRPNAIAEASPESLKILKRIMNAEEKVAYVGTRMILMNTSRGTIAREETVIHQPPEIHAVTVLPILEGDRSLKLSDQEPRKGGDRNRREGRRDDKRGNRRRFSLDWKRMAALSQKEAELLVQNYTFDSVPADPIAGQETDLVTVSPRFEARPTKRLYLARDTGVILRIEDFAPDGKLRFMSVYTQISFEEEAVEQKLAEWSRDEKSPAERRRRRSQPIRLDEAKTVLEGKLIEPTYLPPGFQLLETRYFKHRSETIYLRYTDGMLTFTVFESKRKQGSSRNGERRDVEHLQIQGTETRHEKRGPTHILQWLVSDVNFTVMGELHQDELIKVAESLILAAKQ, from the coding sequence ATGATTTTAAAGCCAAGAAATGCAGGTTGGTTATTACCAATCGTATTTATGTTGCTGATTTTGAGGCCGAACGCAATCGCAGAGGCATCACCTGAGTCGCTGAAGATCCTCAAGCGCATAATGAACGCAGAGGAGAAAGTTGCTTATGTCGGTACTCGCATGATTCTTATGAATACGTCGCGTGGGACAATTGCTCGTGAGGAAACTGTTATCCATCAACCTCCGGAGATTCATGCCGTCACTGTGTTGCCAATTTTAGAAGGGGACCGTTCCTTAAAACTCAGCGATCAAGAACCACGCAAAGGTGGCGACCGAAATCGGCGGGAGGGCAGACGAGACGACAAGCGTGGGAATCGAAGGAGGTTTTCACTGGATTGGAAACGGATGGCAGCTCTTTCTCAAAAGGAGGCTGAACTGCTCGTGCAGAATTATACATTCGATTCAGTTCCCGCGGATCCAATTGCTGGACAGGAAACCGATCTGGTAACGGTCTCTCCACGATTTGAGGCACGGCCAACAAAACGGCTCTACCTTGCACGCGACACAGGAGTCATTTTGCGAATCGAAGACTTTGCCCCGGACGGGAAGCTCCGTTTTATGTCTGTCTACACACAAATTAGCTTCGAGGAGGAGGCAGTCGAGCAGAAATTAGCCGAATGGAGCCGTGACGAAAAATCTCCGGCTGAAAGGAGACGTCGTCGAAGTCAGCCAATCAGGCTCGACGAGGCGAAAACGGTGCTGGAGGGCAAACTCATTGAACCGACTTATCTTCCACCCGGTTTTCAGCTTCTAGAAACTCGATATTTCAAACACCGTTCGGAAACAATTTATCTACGATATACAGACGGTATGCTGACTTTTACAGTGTTTGAATCAAAAAGGAAACAGGGAAGCAGTCGGAACGGTGAACGGAGGGACGTGGAACACTTACAGATCCAGGGGACAGAAACTCGGCATGAAAAGCGCGGGCCAACACATATTCTACAGTGGCTTGTCTCCGATGTGAATTTTACGGTGATGGGTGAGCTCCATCAGGATGAACTCATAAAGGTTGCCGAGTCATTGATTCTCGCCGCTAAGCAATAA
- a CDS encoding SMP-30/gluconolactonase/LRE family protein codes for MRDWNQSIVRYPDPSIEVIDPRFSKYKIGNAAVERLWTGARWTEGPVWFGDGRYLLFSDIPNNRIMRWSEETGEVSVFRSASNNSNGNTRDKQGRLITCEHGSRRVTRTEYDGNITVLIDSFEGCRLNAPNDVIVHPDGHVWFTDPGYGILMNYEGHRAEFELPTNVYRLNPDTGEATVVTDELDKPNGLCFSPDFSKLYISDTGISHAPDHPSHVYVYDVVDNTRLANGRPFCDMGSGFADGIRCDIDGNLWSSAGWVGEGFDGVHIFAPDGDLIGKIHLPEVCSNVCFGGVKRNRLFMTGSQSIYSVYVETQGAQIP; via the coding sequence ATGAGAGATTGGAATCAAAGTATTGTCAGGTATCCAGACCCCTCGATCGAAGTAATCGACCCGCGCTTCTCCAAATACAAAATCGGTAACGCGGCGGTAGAACGGCTTTGGACAGGAGCGCGTTGGACGGAGGGACCGGTCTGGTTCGGAGATGGTCGCTATCTGCTTTTCAGTGACATTCCGAACAACCGGATAATGCGTTGGAGCGAGGAAACGGGTGAAGTCAGCGTTTTCCGCAGCGCCTCCAACAACAGCAACGGTAACACCCGCGACAAACAGGGACGACTCATCACCTGCGAACACGGTTCACGCCGAGTCACTCGTACCGAGTATGATGGCAATATTACGGTATTGATTGACAGCTTTGAGGGCTGCCGCTTGAACGCTCCGAATGATGTGATCGTTCACCCGGACGGACATGTCTGGTTCACCGACCCCGGATACGGCATCCTAATGAACTACGAAGGACACCGCGCTGAGTTTGAGTTGCCGACCAATGTCTATCGGCTCAACCCGGATACCGGCGAGGCGACAGTCGTTACGGACGAACTCGACAAACCGAACGGTCTCTGCTTTTCGCCCGATTTTTCCAAACTCTACATCTCTGATACCGGCATCTCACACGCCCCCGACCATCCGAGTCACGTCTATGTCTATGATGTGGTGGACAACACCCGCTTGGCAAACGGCAGACCGTTTTGCGATATGGGATCCGGGTTCGCGGATGGTATCCGCTGTGATATTGATGGTAACCTGTGGTCAAGTGCGGGTTGGGTCGGTGAGGGGTTCGATGGCGTGCATATTTTTGCTCCGGATGGCGATCTCATCGGCAAGATCCATCTCCCGGAGGTCTGCTCGAACGTTTGCTTCGGGGGTGTCAAGCGGAACCGGCTGTTCATGACCGGCAGCCAATCTATTTACTCCGTCTATGTAGAAACGCAAGGCGCACAGATTCCATAA
- a CDS encoding arsenate reductase ArsC: MAEKQKVLFLCTGNSCRSQMAEGFLRDMAGDCFEVYSAGLKPSFVNPLAIKAMDGVGIDISAHTSDSLDKYLNQSFHHLITVCDHAKESCPIFSGAGESHHWGFDDPAEAEGTEPERFTVFCRVRNEIQQKIQQWLKTLAPSQ; encoded by the coding sequence ATGGCTGAGAAGCAAAAAGTGCTATTTCTCTGTACAGGGAACTCATGCCGGAGTCAAATGGCGGAAGGCTTTTTGAGGGATATGGCTGGCGATTGCTTTGAGGTCTATAGTGCCGGGCTGAAGCCGTCATTTGTTAATCCGTTGGCAATCAAGGCGATGGATGGCGTTGGGATTGATATCTCAGCCCATACCTCTGATTCGCTCGATAAATACCTCAACCAAAGCTTCCATCATCTGATTACCGTCTGCGACCATGCGAAGGAAAGTTGTCCAATTTTTTCCGGTGCTGGAGAAAGCCATCATTGGGGATTTGACGATCCGGCGGAGGCGGAAGGGACCGAACCGGAGCGGTTCACCGTTTTTTGTCGAGTCCGCAATGAGATTCAGCAAAAAATCCAACAGTGGTTAAAGACGCTCGCCCCCTCCCAATAG
- a CDS encoding ribokinase: MLPRFLAVGHFCYDVAPDGYVLGGGAAYSTITARNLGCRACAVTAVGSNFDRQQPILDGIDVFYHESSETTIFDNRYDSDGKRQQLILGVGGKLQEHHIPPQWRDTDIAYLCPLTGEVDSPVVQCFNHALIGVTPQGWMRGWDESRRVRPKRWHTAEAILPHADVLVLSEEDIAASPEDLEKYIQWTRIVVLTKGRHGAALYENGQILESTAYPADEVDPTGAGDVFAAAFLIKYHETRSPQVALNFAHCTASFAVEGHGTTGIPTLNQVNARLRKA, from the coding sequence ATGTTACCGCGCTTTTTAGCCGTTGGTCACTTCTGCTACGATGTGGCACCAGATGGATACGTGCTGGGTGGGGGTGCGGCTTACTCAACGATTACAGCTCGCAACCTCGGCTGCCGTGCCTGTGCGGTCACCGCTGTCGGTTCAAATTTTGACCGACAACAGCCAATCCTAGATGGAATTGATGTTTTCTACCACGAATCGTCTGAAACCACCATTTTTGATAACCGGTACGACTCAGATGGCAAGCGCCAACAGCTAATCTTAGGGGTCGGCGGTAAATTACAGGAACATCACATCCCGCCTCAATGGAGAGACACAGATATCGCCTATCTCTGTCCACTTACTGGCGAGGTGGATTCCCCGGTTGTCCAATGCTTCAATCACGCGTTAATCGGCGTCACGCCGCAAGGGTGGATGCGCGGGTGGGATGAAAGTCGCCGTGTACGTCCCAAACGGTGGCATACCGCCGAAGCCATCCTACCTCACGCAGATGTTTTGGTCTTAAGTGAAGAGGATATCGCTGCCTCCCCCGAAGATCTGGAAAAGTATATTCAGTGGACGCGGATTGTTGTGCTGACGAAAGGGCGGCACGGTGCAGCGCTGTACGAAAATGGTCAAATCTTGGAATCCACTGCCTATCCTGCGGATGAGGTTGACCCAACAGGTGCGGGTGATGTGTTCGCTGCAGCATTCCTAATCAAATATCACGAGACCCGCTCACCACAAGTAGCGTTGAACTTCGCACACTGCACAGCATCATTTGCAGTCGAAGGACACGGAACGACAGGCATCCCGACGTTGAATCAGGTCAACGCACGCCTCAGAAAAGCCTAG